In Candidatus Cloacimonadota bacterium, the DNA window AAAGGATTTTTTCACTTAAAGAGATTTAAGAAATTTATAAAGCATTCATTAAAGAAACAGACGACTTATTTGACTTCAAATCAAATGTGGGAAAATAAAAAATGCTGCTATTATTGTGAGTCAAATGGAAACGCTACAATTTTTTGATGTTAATTATTACCAGCCCCATTAAATAATGTTAAATTTATTGGACTTCGCCGAGACTGAAGAAAAAGCAATGAATAATGAATAATGAATAATTAGGAGAGAATTAATTATTCACCCCGTTAAATGCTTCAGAGAAGCAATCCGTCGGTGACGGATTATTTAACAGGGTAAAAAAAGCAAATATTATTTTAACAAAAACTTTTGATTTCTCTTTGAAAATAATTGAAATCTATAAGGAATTGATTTATAATAAAAAAGAATATGTTATGTCTAAGCAACTT includes these proteins:
- a CDS encoding four helix bundle protein, with protein sequence MLTKTFDFSLKIIEIYKELIYNKKEYVMSKQLLKSATSTCPVK